The Tamandua tetradactyla isolate mTamTet1 chromosome 23, mTamTet1.pri, whole genome shotgun sequence genomic interval CCGGGTGGGCTGCCCGTCCTCCGGGGGGGCTGCCCGTCCTCCGGGTGGGCTGCCGCGTCCTCCGGGTGGGCTTCCTGTCCTCCGGGTGGGCTGCCTGTCCTCCGGGTGGGGCTGCCTGTCCTCCGGGTGGGCTGCCTGTCCTCCGGGTGGGGCTGCCTGTCCTCCGGGTGGGCTTCCTGTCCTCCGGGTGGGCTGCCGCGTCCTCCGGGTGGGCTGCCTGTCCTCCGGGTGGGGCTGCCTGTCCTCCGGGTGGGGCTGCCTGTCCTCCGGGTGGGCTGCCTGTCCTCCGGGTGGGGCTGCCTGTCCTCCGGGTGGGCTTCCTGTCCTCCGGGTGGGCTGCCGCGTCCTCCGGGTGGGCTGCCGCGTCCTCCGGGTGGGCTGCCGCGTCCTCCGGGTGGGCTTCCTGTCCTCCGGGTGGGCTGCTGCGTCCTCCGGGTGGGCTGCCGCGTCCTCCGGGGGGGCTGCCTGTCCTCCGGGTGGGCTGCCTGTCCTCCAGGTGAGTACTGTCCGGACCCGGGCCCTGCCCGCAGCCAGGAGCTTCACTGTCTGCCCCTTCGCACAGGTGTCAGTGCCCCACTGGCTGTGTGCATCCACCTGTTCCCAGCAGAGCTTGTTCTTGATGGAGGGGCCGAGCTGTCCGCCTCGCTGTGTCCCACATATTCCCGTGGTTTCCGGGCACACTGCAAAAGGCCTTCAAGGAGGGTTGACTTCAGCCTCCTGGAAGCAATAGCTCTCACTGAGCTGTAAGCTTCTTGCTGCTGTGTGGCCGTCACCTTCCCTCTCATGCTtggtttcctttcctctcctctttgaGGCAGTGTTCTCTGTGCTTCGAGGGGCTTCGGCCAGGCCTGGCCCCTCTTTTTCCATGAAACAGCTGTAGGGCCACCACCCTCCTCAACAGCCACCTTCATCCTGAGTCAGGCCACGTAGGGAACCTTACCCgcggagggcagggcaggggcgtGCGCCGAGCTTGCGATGTATGGTGGCACAGAAAGGGGGTGAGGCATCGGCAAGCCGCACAGGGAGGACAGGCCGGGAGCAGGGGCCCGGGCTGGATTCTCACTTGACTTGGTGTCCTGCTGCCTTCCAGGTCCCTTGGAGTGCAATGTCCCATCTGCCCGTGGCGCTGGCGTGAAGGAGCCTGGGCGAGCTGATGCGATGGCGAAGGCGCGGCTGCTGCGGATGTGGCTGGCCGTGGGGTCAGTGGCCATGATCCTGCTCATCATCGTGTACTGGGACAATGTGGGCACCGCCCACTTCTACCTGCACACGGCCCTGTCCCGGCCGCACCCGCCCCAGCCGCCCCCCACGCCTGGGGAGGCGCTCGCCTCGGACATCGACGAGTTCCTGGACACGCTGCTGGGCGCTGACACCAAGCAGGATGAACCCCCCAGGAGAAAGACCGCGCGGCCCCCCACACCGGCCTCCGCCAGGCCCGAGCTGGGCAAGCTGGAGGAGAGCGTGAGGGGCTACGACTGGTCCGCGCACGACGCCCAGCAGGGCGCAGACTGGGGCTGGTTGCAGGCCGAGCGGAGGCGCGTGCTGAGGGCGTCCTGCGCCAACTCCAGCCTCGCCTTCCCCACCAAGGAGCGCTCCTTCGACGACATCCCCAACCACGAGCTGAACCACCTCATCGTGGACGACCGGCACGGGGCCATCTACTGCTACGTGCCCAAGGCCGCCTGCACCAACTGGAAGCGCGTGATGATCGTGCTGAGCGAGAGCCTGCTGCACCAGGGCGCGCCGTACCGCGAGCCGCTCGCCATCCCGCGGGAGCGCGTGCACAACTCCAGCACCCACCTCACCTTCAACCGCTTCTGGCGCCGCTACGGCAAGTTCTCCCGCCACCTCATGAAGGTCAAGCTGAAGAAGTACACCAAGTTCCTGTTCGTGCGGGACCCCTTCGTCCGCCTCATCTCCGCCTTCCGCAGCAAGTTCGAGCTGGAGAACGAGGAGTTCTACCGCCAGTTCGCCGTGCCCATGCTGCAGAGGTACTCCAACCACAGCAGCCCGCCCGGCTCCGTGCACGAGGCCTTCGGCGCGGGCCTCAGGGTGTCCTTCGCCCACTTCATCCAGTACCTGCTGGACCCGCGCACCGAGAAGCTGGCGCCCTTCAACGAGCACTGGCGGCAGGTGTACCGCCTGTGCCACCCCTGCCAGATAGACTACGACTTCGTGGGGAAGCTGGAGACGCTGGACGAGGACGCCGCGCAGCTGCTGCGGCTGCTCAGGGTGGACCATCTGCTGCGCTTCCCGCCGAGCTACCGGAACCGGACGGCCAGCAGCTGGGCGCACGACTGGTTCGCCAAGATCCCCCTGGCCTGGAGGCAGCAGCTCTACAAGCTCTACGAGGCGGATTTCGTTCTCTTCGGCTACCCCAAGCCTGAAAACCTGctcagagactgaaagctttggGGTGGAATCCTGAACACCACACAAAAAAGAAGTGCTTGTTTTATTACTTTGAAACTGAATTAAGGGTCAGTGGTACCAGGACGGTCTCCCCAGTGATGGAACGATTGATGACCACGTGTATTTTTTTATGGCTTCGTTTCCTTCCCATTTGGACACATTGCAAAATTCCGAAAGGCTCTTGTCAGTGAGGCAGCTGAAAAACGTGGAGTTGGCCACAcctactgttttttgtttttttaaacctaCGATTTTGCAATCTGGACTGAACTGTTTACTCCACTTCCTTCACTCCGTACTGTGTTCATAGTGTTTTTTTAAGATtaatatatttcagatatttaATATGAAATGTGGAGAAGGAAACGATGGAGTAAAATGTTACATCTGCTCTTTCTGCCTCTTCTTGTGGTTATTCTGTTTGCGCAGCAAATGTAGCTACCAAGTTGCTGAAGGAGGTGATGGCTGGCTTCAGACCTCAGCGAGCTCCAGGAAGAGGCAGGCAGGCCTTTTCCATAGTGTTTCAGTGGAAAGCCAGACCCCAAGTCTGAAATCAGACCTGCCTATCTTTCTAAAAAGACAGCAGGCAGGTCCCTCAGCAGTGAAAGCTCTTTTACCAGGTGACGTGTTTGAAAAGGTAAAGTGTTAGGTGTATCTTAAAGGTCACAGATAAATGCAACCTCAAGGCCACTGTCATGAAAGCAGGATTTTAAATCTAGCTTTCCCCCTTCGACTAGCTTGAAATTATGAATGTTAACATTGGAAGACAACAGGGATGATGTGATTTGGGAATTTATGGGTAGAATGAATTcaggtgctattttttttttgatctgGAGGTCCCTCAGGTTGCATTTGACCCCGGGGCAGTCACTGGCTGGGACGTGGCTGGTGTCGTGAGTCAGGTCTGACAGAGCTTGATCTGGTGGAGTGCCTGTGCGGTTTGGGAAAGCTCCAGAGAAGGCTCTTTTCAGACGTCTGGGTTCCAGTCTGTAACTGATGAGAAAGGTGCAGCTATT includes:
- the CHST12 gene encoding carbohydrate sulfotransferase 12; the protein is MAKARLLRMWLAVGSVAMILLIIVYWDNVGTAHFYLHTALSRPHPPQPPPTPGEALASDIDEFLDTLLGADTKQDEPPRRKTARPPTPASARPELGKLEESVRGYDWSAHDAQQGADWGWLQAERRRVLRASCANSSLAFPTKERSFDDIPNHELNHLIVDDRHGAIYCYVPKAACTNWKRVMIVLSESLLHQGAPYREPLAIPRERVHNSSTHLTFNRFWRRYGKFSRHLMKVKLKKYTKFLFVRDPFVRLISAFRSKFELENEEFYRQFAVPMLQRYSNHSSPPGSVHEAFGAGLRVSFAHFIQYLLDPRTEKLAPFNEHWRQVYRLCHPCQIDYDFVGKLETLDEDAAQLLRLLRVDHLLRFPPSYRNRTASSWAHDWFAKIPLAWRQQLYKLYEADFVLFGYPKPENLLRD